GCATGCGCCGCATGCGCCACGACCTGGTGAGTCAGGCTCACGGCGCGGTGCTGGAGATCGGCGCGGGTACCGGGCTGAACCTGCGTCACTATTCCGATGCCGTCAAGGAACTCACGCTCACCGAGCCCGAGGACGCCATGCTCGCCAAGGTGCGCCGGGCCGCAGCCGGGCATCGGCTCGAACCGCGGGTGGTGCAGGCGCCGGCCGAGCACCTGCCGGTGGAGGACAACAGCGTCGACTTCGTGGTCAGCACGCTGGTGCTGTGCACGGTGGCGAATCCGACTGCCACGTTGACCGAGATCCGCCGGGTGTTGCGGCCGGGGGGGAAGCTGTTGCTGATCGAGCATGTACAGGCCACCGACGGCCGGGCGTTGCGCGCCGCGCAGAACCGGCTGCACCGGCCGTGGAAGGCCTTCGCCT
The sequence above is drawn from the Sporichthyaceae bacterium genome and encodes:
- a CDS encoding class I SAM-dependent methyltransferase — encoded protein: MALYPRLFAAIYNPVLASGELAGMRRMRHDLVSQAHGAVLEIGAGTGLNLRHYSDAVKELTLTEPEDAMLAKVRRAAAGHRLEPRVVQAPAEHLPVEDNSVDFVVSTLVLCTVANPTATLTEIRRVLRPGGKLLLIEHVQATDGRALRAAQNRLHRPWKAFACGCNCNLDTDSLLAAAGFNTAPLRGGKWKLMPPLVRPLILGAVTPRL